A stretch of the Actinoalloteichus fjordicus genome encodes the following:
- a CDS encoding FecCD family ABC transporter permease, translating into MTRHRATAEPVGQARPVRIDPRPVLRLGPAVTLPVRPRSLLLALILVLATLLAGAATLSLGRLGVPLSDLFAAFTGRLDAQTAFALERLRGPRLVVAIGTGIALGMAGALFQSVARNPLGSPDVIGVGAGAGAGAAFFALLVPGLLPASVGAVVGGAAAVLLVYVSTGTGFREPGRLIIAGIAVAAMATAFTHYVVFVVARDRASVLAAYLNGSLSARSWEHAATIGIALAVTVPFVAVLAGRIAVTEMGDELADGFGARPQATRAWAVVLSVVLSGAAVSVAGPISFIALTAPNIAKRLSRSPGPNLALSGLTGALLLVLADLIAQHSPLGDGLPVGIFTMGIGGLYLGLLLIREWRKGTL; encoded by the coding sequence GTGACACGTCACCGAGCGACCGCCGAACCGGTCGGGCAGGCACGGCCGGTGCGGATCGATCCCAGGCCCGTGCTGCGACTCGGCCCGGCTGTGACGCTGCCGGTGCGGCCGAGGTCGTTGCTGCTCGCGCTGATCCTGGTGCTGGCGACCCTGCTCGCGGGCGCGGCGACTCTCTCACTCGGGCGGCTCGGCGTCCCACTCTCCGACCTCTTCGCCGCGTTCACCGGTCGGCTCGACGCGCAGACGGCGTTCGCGCTGGAACGCCTGCGGGGGCCTCGCCTGGTCGTGGCGATCGGTACCGGGATCGCCCTGGGCATGGCGGGGGCGTTGTTCCAGTCCGTCGCCCGGAATCCCCTGGGCAGTCCGGACGTGATCGGCGTCGGAGCAGGCGCGGGAGCGGGTGCGGCGTTCTTCGCCCTCCTGGTTCCCGGCCTGCTGCCCGCGTCGGTCGGCGCGGTCGTCGGCGGGGCGGCTGCGGTGCTGCTGGTGTACGTGTCGACGGGCACCGGCTTTCGTGAACCCGGTCGCCTGATCATCGCCGGGATCGCCGTCGCCGCGATGGCGACCGCGTTCACCCACTACGTCGTGTTCGTGGTGGCCCGTGATCGGGCGTCGGTGCTGGCCGCATACCTCAACGGCAGCCTGTCGGCCCGGTCGTGGGAGCACGCCGCGACCATCGGCATCGCGCTCGCGGTGACGGTGCCGTTCGTGGCCGTCCTGGCAGGCCGGATCGCGGTGACCGAGATGGGCGACGAGCTGGCCGACGGATTCGGGGCCCGGCCGCAGGCGACCAGGGCATGGGCGGTCGTGCTGTCGGTGGTCTTGTCGGGGGCTGCGGTCAGCGTCGCGGGGCCGATCTCGTTCATCGCACTGACCGCGCCGAACATCGCCAAGCGGCTCTCGCGCAGCCCGGGCCCGAACCTGGCGCTGTCCGGCCTGACCGGCGCGCTGCTGCTTGTGCTCGCCGACCTCATCGCGCAACACTCCCCGCTGGGCGACGGGCTTCCGGTGGGGATCTTCACCATGGGAATCGGCGGGCTGTACCTGGGACTGCTGTTGATCCGCGAATGGAGGAAGGGCACGCTATGA
- a CDS encoding TetR/AcrR family transcriptional regulator, whose protein sequence is MTRRDEPGARPRGGLPDKRRAILAGAHTVFARDGYTRASVDAISAEAGVSTRTVYNHFQDKAELFETVIQESAARVSDAHIAIIDRHLSKVTDLEADLVEFGIALAGSWSHGFTEHSALVRQINADAGHLPAAALEAWQQAGPVRVRQELARRLARLADRGLLRVDDSQVAAIQFQRLTMIDRSSRPELANTDAELAEMVVSGVRLFLHGCAR, encoded by the coding sequence ATGACCAGGCGCGACGAACCCGGAGCACGTCCACGAGGCGGCCTGCCGGACAAGCGCCGGGCGATTCTGGCAGGTGCCCACACGGTGTTCGCGCGGGACGGCTACACGCGGGCGAGCGTCGACGCCATCTCTGCGGAGGCAGGCGTCTCCACCCGCACGGTCTACAACCATTTCCAGGACAAGGCAGAGCTGTTCGAGACGGTCATCCAGGAGAGTGCGGCCAGGGTCTCCGACGCGCACATCGCCATCATCGATCGCCATCTGAGCAAGGTGACGGACCTGGAGGCCGACCTCGTCGAGTTCGGCATCGCACTGGCAGGCTCCTGGTCCCATGGCTTCACCGAGCACTCCGCGCTGGTGCGACAGATCAACGCCGACGCGGGGCACCTGCCCGCCGCCGCCCTCGAGGCGTGGCAGCAGGCCGGCCCGGTGCGGGTCCGGCAGGAGTTGGCCCGTCGCCTGGCGCGGCTCGCCGACCGAGGGCTGCTGCGGGTGGACGACTCCCAGGTGGCCGCGATCCAGTTCCAGCGGCTGACCATGATCGACAGATCGAGTCGACCCGAACTCGCGAACACCGATGCGGAGCTGGCTGAGATGGTGGTCTCCGGCGTCCGGCTCTTCCTGCACGGCTGCGCGCGCTGA
- a CDS encoding 4'-phosphopantetheinyl transferase family protein, translating into MKLAAEPRPAERELVIEKILPSEVVAVERRDDPPEATLFPAEEAVVAAAVDKRRREFRTVRHCARLALAELGLPPAPLLPGERGAPVWPARIVGSMTHCAGYRAAAVARTSAVVSVGIDAEPHDRLPEGVLAAIALPAECDRHATLARTAQGVHWDRILFSAKESVYKTWFPLTGRWLGFEEADITIEPDTGTFRARLLVPGHTRDGGELTGFTGRWLVDDGLVITAIAVLPEESAHREDGS; encoded by the coding sequence ATGAAGCTCGCGGCCGAGCCGCGTCCTGCCGAGAGGGAACTCGTGATCGAGAAGATCCTGCCGTCCGAGGTCGTCGCAGTGGAGAGGCGGGACGATCCACCGGAGGCGACGCTGTTCCCGGCCGAGGAGGCGGTGGTGGCGGCCGCGGTGGACAAGCGTCGACGGGAGTTCCGCACCGTGCGGCACTGTGCCAGGCTGGCGCTGGCGGAACTCGGCCTGCCGCCCGCTCCACTACTGCCCGGTGAACGGGGCGCCCCGGTGTGGCCTGCGCGCATCGTGGGAAGCATGACGCACTGTGCAGGCTATCGGGCCGCCGCCGTGGCCAGGACGTCGGCGGTGGTCTCGGTCGGCATCGACGCCGAGCCGCACGACCGACTGCCGGAGGGGGTGCTCGCCGCGATCGCCCTGCCCGCCGAGTGCGACCGCCACGCCACGCTGGCCCGCACCGCGCAGGGCGTGCACTGGGACCGCATCCTGTTCAGCGCCAAGGAGAGCGTCTACAAGACCTGGTTCCCGCTGACCGGTCGTTGGCTGGGCTTCGAGGAGGCCGACATCACGATCGAGCCGGACACCGGCACCTTCCGGGCGCGACTCCTGGTACCCGGCCACACGCGGGACGGTGGTGAGCTGACCGGCTTCACCGGCCGCTGGCTGGTCGACGACGGCCTGGTGATCACGGCGATCGCCGTGCTGCCCGAGGAGTCGGCGCACCGGGAGGACGGCAGCTGA
- a CDS encoding L-threonylcarbamoyladenylate synthase, producing MAKYFDVHPENPQRRTVGQVVDIVRSDGLIAYPTDSCFALGVQLGNRDGLDRIKSIRRLDDRHHFTLVCRDFAQLGQFVHVGNAVFRAVKASTPGGYTFILPATKEVPRRLLHPKKKTVGVRIPDHVVTQALLAELGEPLLSSTLLLPDHEEPLTQGWEIKEELDHVVDAVIDSGDCGTEPTTVIDFSEDEPVIVRRGAGDPSRFE from the coding sequence ATGGCGAAGTACTTCGACGTGCACCCGGAGAACCCCCAACGGCGCACCGTCGGCCAGGTGGTCGACATCGTGCGTTCCGACGGCCTGATCGCCTATCCCACCGACTCCTGTTTCGCCCTCGGCGTCCAGCTCGGCAACCGCGACGGCCTCGATCGCATCAAGTCGATCCGACGGCTGGACGACCGGCATCACTTCACGCTGGTGTGCCGCGACTTCGCGCAGCTCGGCCAGTTCGTCCACGTCGGCAACGCGGTGTTCCGTGCGGTCAAGGCGTCGACGCCCGGCGGCTACACCTTCATCCTGCCCGCCACCAAGGAGGTGCCGCGCAGGCTGCTGCACCCCAAGAAGAAGACCGTCGGCGTCCGGATTCCCGATCACGTCGTCACCCAGGCGCTGCTGGCCGAACTCGGCGAGCCGCTGCTGTCGAGCACGTTGCTGCTGCCCGACCACGAGGAGCCGTTGACCCAGGGCTGGGAGATCAAGGAGGAGCTCGATCACGTCGTCGACGCGGTGATCGACTCCGGCGACTGCGGCACAGAGCCGACCACCGTGATCGACTTCTCCGAGGACGAGCCGGTGATCGTGCGACGCGGCGCGGGCGACCCGAGCCGTTTCGAGTAG
- a CDS encoding COG1470 family protein, with amino-acid sequence MTAAHPRPGRASAARPTINPRIADGRSPRPPRTAIQRIASAACLLIAAMTVTPPVIASARTPVEVPAQSDGQARTTWAVEPSDGEAPDGRVSFRHEVEPGGEVSDHVVVTNFSPHPATFEVHAGDGVVTADGRFDLLPEDAEPAGDDSESAAAAVAGPGSWISLDGNDPGESVVLEIDADSSTTVPVVIAPPADATPGDHPAGITATLRTDGDAMAFTTRVGARIHLRVAGEVVPSLAVHDVQITSMPSWNPFAPGSMRVDYTIVNAGNVRIGADQAVAVQGPFGWGGRNAEPEAIREILPGRSMQGSVVVDGVWPLGSLTTGVEVTPLVVGEDVVDAELTSASASSSTWVLPWPQLLVLLAVAGVVLWWRVARRRGQARAEARVEARVAEALAAARAGEQA; translated from the coding sequence ATGACCGCCGCTCACCCCAGACCCGGCCGTGCCTCCGCCGCGAGGCCGACGATCAACCCCCGCATCGCAGACGGCCGTTCGCCGCGCCCGCCGAGGACGGCGATACAGCGGATCGCGTCGGCAGCCTGTCTGCTCATCGCCGCGATGACGGTGACGCCGCCCGTGATCGCATCGGCACGGACTCCCGTCGAGGTCCCCGCCCAGTCCGACGGGCAGGCCAGGACGACCTGGGCGGTCGAGCCCTCCGACGGCGAGGCGCCCGACGGCCGGGTCTCCTTCCGGCACGAGGTCGAGCCCGGCGGCGAGGTCTCTGATCACGTGGTGGTCACGAACTTCAGTCCCCACCCGGCGACGTTCGAGGTGCACGCGGGCGACGGCGTCGTGACCGCCGACGGCCGCTTCGATCTGCTCCCTGAGGACGCCGAACCCGCAGGTGACGACTCGGAGTCCGCTGCGGCCGCCGTCGCAGGTCCGGGCTCCTGGATCTCGCTCGACGGGAACGACCCCGGCGAGTCGGTGGTTCTGGAGATCGACGCGGACTCCTCGACGACCGTGCCCGTCGTCATCGCCCCGCCTGCCGACGCGACACCGGGTGACCATCCGGCGGGCATCACGGCGACGCTGCGCACCGACGGCGACGCCATGGCCTTCACGACCAGGGTCGGGGCCCGGATTCACCTGCGCGTCGCGGGCGAGGTGGTGCCGAGTCTCGCCGTCCACGACGTCCAGATCACCTCGATGCCGTCCTGGAACCCCTTCGCGCCGGGCAGCATGCGGGTCGACTACACGATCGTCAATGCGGGAAACGTCCGGATCGGCGCTGATCAGGCCGTGGCGGTCCAGGGACCCTTCGGCTGGGGAGGCCGCAACGCCGAGCCCGAGGCGATCCGGGAGATCCTGCCCGGCCGGTCGATGCAGGGCAGCGTCGTCGTCGACGGAGTCTGGCCGCTGGGCAGCCTGACGACCGGAGTCGAGGTCACCCCGCTCGTCGTCGGAGAGGACGTCGTCGACGCCGAGCTGACGAGCGCGTCGGCGTCGAGTTCGACCTGGGTGCTGCCCTGGCCCCAGCTTCTGGTCCTGCTCGCCGTGGCGGGCGTCGTGCTCTGGTGGCGGGTGGCCCGACGACGCGGACAGGCCAGGGCCGAGGCCCGTGTCGAGGCGAGGGTGGCCGAGGCGCTGGCGGCCGCGCGCGCGGGCGAGCAGGCCTAG
- a CDS encoding MFS transporter: protein MTETPTLPAVSRSRSIVTLVAVLLGFLTLPMLMSGTTVALPAIGVDLEASGAALQWVVVGYFLGAASLMLVAGSLGDRFGRRRVFAVGAAVYTAGALFSALAHDILVLDAARTLSGVGAAGVMACGGAILGATFVGPARTRAFAVMGTTAGLGLALGPSLSGWLVGELGWRGTFGTFAVVGLLLWTGTRFMAESRSAAPSKVDVPGTLLFIGAMALVMFGVNQAAGASWVALVVLLPIAVGLVLFVLFVLVERRTPAPLLDFTLLRDRRFLSWCLGCAVLASAPSTAMIFLPTYLQGVNGASAQATGLTMLMLSAPLLVMPQVGATLMNRFGVSPRIIVVTSLLLIAAGNAWLTVLQPGIGTAALAGPMATIGLGMGLAVGTVDAQAMNLVDRNRLGMAAGILNTVRTGSATLAATVVGTSMITLLQSRTGDADTAARIAAGNIPDAERAVHSAQYTEVWHLVLWTVAVVCVIAAATVWTLLIPSRSSHDAADRGAAVELSAVESDTPERGDPEQAVPEPQRV from the coding sequence GTGACCGAGACCCCGACCCTTCCTGCCGTGTCCCGCAGCCGTTCCATCGTGACCCTGGTGGCCGTGCTGCTCGGCTTCCTGACCCTGCCGATGCTCATGTCCGGAACCACCGTGGCGCTCCCCGCCATCGGCGTCGATCTGGAGGCCTCCGGCGCGGCACTGCAATGGGTGGTCGTCGGCTACTTCCTCGGCGCGGCCTCGCTGATGCTGGTGGCGGGTTCGCTCGGTGACCGCTTCGGTCGGCGACGGGTGTTCGCCGTCGGCGCCGCCGTGTACACGGCGGGTGCCCTGTTCAGCGCGCTGGCGCACGACATCCTGGTGTTGGACGCGGCGCGCACGCTGTCCGGCGTCGGCGCCGCCGGGGTGATGGCCTGCGGTGGTGCGATCCTGGGCGCCACCTTCGTCGGACCCGCTCGCACCAGAGCCTTCGCCGTGATGGGCACTACAGCAGGCCTGGGCCTGGCGCTGGGGCCCTCGCTGTCGGGCTGGCTCGTCGGCGAACTCGGGTGGCGCGGCACCTTCGGCACCTTCGCCGTCGTCGGTCTGCTGCTCTGGACCGGGACGCGCTTCATGGCCGAGTCCCGCTCCGCCGCGCCGTCCAAGGTGGACGTCCCCGGCACGCTCCTCTTCATCGGTGCAATGGCGCTGGTGATGTTCGGCGTCAACCAGGCTGCCGGGGCGAGTTGGGTCGCGCTCGTCGTCCTCCTCCCGATCGCCGTCGGGCTGGTGCTGTTCGTCCTCTTCGTGCTGGTCGAGCGGCGCACGCCCGCGCCGCTGCTCGACTTCACACTGCTCCGCGACCGGAGGTTCCTGAGCTGGTGCCTGGGTTGTGCCGTGCTGGCGTCGGCACCCTCGACGGCCATGATCTTCCTGCCGACCTACCTGCAGGGGGTGAACGGCGCCTCGGCGCAGGCCACCGGTCTGACCATGCTGATGTTGAGTGCACCCCTGCTGGTCATGCCCCAGGTCGGCGCCACGCTGATGAACCGCTTCGGCGTCTCGCCTCGCATCATCGTGGTCACCAGCCTGCTGCTGATCGCGGCGGGGAACGCCTGGCTCACGGTGCTCCAGCCGGGAATCGGCACGGCAGCCCTGGCAGGTCCCATGGCGACCATCGGCCTCGGCATGGGCCTGGCGGTCGGCACCGTCGACGCCCAGGCGATGAACCTGGTCGACCGGAACCGGCTCGGGATGGCGGCGGGGATCCTCAACACCGTGCGGACCGGCAGTGCGACGCTGGCCGCCACGGTCGTCGGCACCTCGATGATCACCCTCCTGCAGAGCAGGACCGGAGACGCCGACACGGCCGCCCGCATCGCGGCGGGCAACATCCCCGATGCCGAGCGCGCCGTGCACTCGGCGCAGTACACCGAGGTCTGGCACCTGGTGCTCTGGACGGTCGCGGTCGTCTGCGTCATCGCGGCGGCGACGGTGTGGACCCTGTTGATCCCGTCGCGTTCCTCGCACGACGCCGCCGACCGAGGGGCCGCCGTCGAGCTGAGTGCCGTCGAGTCGGACACCCCGGAGCGAGGCGACCCCGAGCAGGCCGTCCCCGAGCCGCAGCGAGTGTGA
- a CDS encoding ABC transporter ATP-binding protein: MTPQHGRTTRRARVDARGAVPSDESDHEDVWCLRAEGITLGYGGGEPVVRDLSLDIPRGGLTVVIGPNGCGKSTVLKALGRVVVPSEGDVLLHGRSLRRYRGKAVARRLALLPQTPIAPERITVRDLVGRSRYPHHSLLRQWSDADDDAVAEALDRTGLTDSADRQVGELSGGQRQRAWFAMVLAQETDIVLLDEPTTFLDIAHQFELLELCARLHLDGRTIVAVLHDLNQAARYATHLVVMAGGRIVAQGAPAEVLTAELVTEVFGLACDVIVDPHAGTPLVIPLPRARGPLADARD; encoded by the coding sequence ATGACTCCCCAGCACGGCCGCACCACGCGGCGGGCGCGGGTCGACGCCCGTGGCGCCGTTCCGTCCGACGAGTCCGATCACGAGGACGTCTGGTGTCTGCGGGCCGAGGGCATCACGCTCGGCTACGGCGGCGGCGAACCCGTGGTGCGGGATCTGAGCCTGGACATCCCGCGCGGCGGACTGACGGTAGTCATCGGGCCGAACGGCTGCGGCAAGTCGACCGTCCTCAAGGCGCTCGGTCGGGTGGTCGTGCCGTCCGAGGGCGACGTCCTCCTGCACGGCAGAAGCCTGCGGCGGTATCGCGGCAAGGCGGTCGCGCGTCGGCTGGCGCTGCTGCCGCAGACGCCGATCGCGCCGGAGCGGATCACGGTCCGGGACCTGGTGGGGCGTAGTCGCTATCCGCATCACTCGCTGCTGCGGCAGTGGAGCGACGCCGACGACGACGCGGTGGCCGAGGCGCTGGACCGCACCGGCCTGACCGACAGCGCGGACCGACAGGTCGGCGAGCTGTCCGGCGGGCAACGGCAACGGGCCTGGTTCGCGATGGTGCTCGCGCAGGAGACCGACATCGTCCTGCTGGACGAGCCGACGACCTTCCTCGACATCGCCCACCAGTTCGAGCTGCTGGAGCTGTGCGCACGACTGCATCTGGACGGCCGCACCATCGTCGCGGTGCTGCACGACCTGAACCAGGCCGCGCGGTATGCCACCCACCTCGTCGTGATGGCCGGAGGCCGCATCGTCGCGCAGGGGGCTCCGGCCGAAGTGCTGACCGCCGAGCTGGTCACCGAGGTCTTCGGCTTGGCGTGTGACGTCATCGTCGACCCGCATGCCGGGACCCCGCTGGTCATCCCGCTTCCCCGAGCGCGAGGGCCGCTGGCCGACGCGAGGGACTGA
- a CDS encoding thioesterase II family protein, with amino-acid sequence MTTIGDTNDRWVRRFHPTPTATARLLCLPHAGGSASYFFPVSRRLAPGIEALAVQYPGRQDRLGEKSIESVEELADRLVDVVLPFRDKPLGLFGHSLGALVAFELALRLEERGVVPVGLFASGRRAPVTVRQGEDAHLRSDDELIAAVRQLGGTSTSLLDDKQIMAMVLPSIRADYRAAETYRHRPGPRLATPVYAFLGDADPKVTVPEAERWAEHTEGGFDLTVYPGGHFYLNSHADAVMDRIAAQLTDKVPAGG; translated from the coding sequence ATGACCACGATCGGCGACACGAACGACCGCTGGGTGCGGCGCTTCCATCCGACCCCGACGGCGACCGCGCGGCTGCTCTGCCTGCCGCACGCCGGGGGATCCGCGAGCTATTTCTTCCCGGTCTCACGAAGACTGGCTCCGGGCATCGAGGCACTCGCCGTCCAGTATCCGGGCAGACAGGACCGTCTCGGAGAGAAGTCGATCGAGTCGGTCGAGGAGCTGGCCGACCGCCTGGTGGACGTCGTACTGCCGTTCCGAGACAAGCCGCTGGGCCTGTTCGGCCACAGCCTTGGCGCACTGGTCGCATTCGAGCTGGCGTTACGCCTGGAGGAACGCGGCGTCGTGCCCGTCGGGCTGTTCGCCTCCGGCAGGCGCGCACCGGTCACCGTGCGGCAGGGCGAGGACGCTCATCTCCGCAGCGACGACGAGCTGATCGCGGCGGTCAGGCAGCTCGGCGGCACCAGTACGAGCCTGCTCGACGACAAGCAGATAATGGCGATGGTGCTGCCGTCGATCCGTGCCGACTACCGCGCGGCCGAGACCTATCGGCATCGGCCGGGACCCCGACTGGCCACACCCGTGTACGCCTTCCTCGGCGACGCCGACCCGAAGGTGACGGTCCCGGAGGCCGAGAGGTGGGCGGAGCACACCGAGGGCGGCTTCGACCTCACCGTCTATCCCGGTGGTCACTTCTACCTGAACTCCCACGCCGACGCCGTGATGGATCGGATCGCGGCGCAGCTGACCGACAAGGTGCCCGCGGGCGGCTGA
- a CDS encoding FecCD family ABC transporter permease, with product MASVSPSSSASVTSSSATNPSTTSAPTASAPPPRRGGVRGGGTRRYLLLLCAGLVLLACTVLASLVFGSRVTTPADVLSVFDGTADPYLTTVIESRYPRTLLGVLAGAGLAVAGTLLQAITRNPLAEPGLLGINMGAAAGIVTATMFLGARAAVTTVWWALPGAILAGLLVYAIGAAGPASGLVRLVLAGAVVSAVLGAYIQAVTLSLPEVFDGHRHWVVGSLAGRDLDVVLMILPFMLVGMALALLLGPALNALALGDETASSLGVNATLIRAGGLASAVLLSAAATAAAGPIAFIGLAVPHIGRALVGIDFRRQIPCALLLGPTMLLAADVVGRVLLRPQELLVGVVAAFAGAPFLLLAVRRMKGGAS from the coding sequence GTGGCCTCCGTCTCCCCGTCGTCGAGCGCCTCGGTGACGAGTTCCTCGGCGACGAACCCCTCGACGACGTCCGCTCCGACCGCGTCCGCCCCGCCGCCGCGACGCGGCGGGGTTCGCGGCGGCGGCACCCGGCGGTACCTGCTGCTGCTCTGCGCGGGACTGGTGCTGCTGGCCTGCACGGTGCTCGCGAGCCTGGTCTTCGGCTCCAGGGTGACCACCCCGGCCGACGTGCTGTCGGTGTTCGACGGCACCGCCGACCCGTATCTGACCACGGTGATCGAGAGCCGGTATCCGCGCACGCTGCTGGGCGTCCTCGCCGGGGCGGGTCTCGCCGTCGCCGGAACCCTGCTTCAGGCGATCACCCGCAATCCGCTCGCCGAGCCGGGGCTGTTGGGCATCAACATGGGCGCGGCGGCAGGAATCGTGACGGCGACGATGTTCCTCGGCGCGCGGGCCGCCGTGACGACCGTGTGGTGGGCGCTGCCGGGTGCGATCCTGGCGGGTCTGCTGGTCTATGCGATCGGCGCGGCGGGCCCGGCCTCCGGGCTGGTCCGACTGGTGCTGGCGGGCGCGGTCGTCTCGGCCGTGCTGGGTGCCTACATCCAGGCGGTCACCCTGAGCCTGCCCGAGGTGTTCGACGGTCACCGGCACTGGGTGGTCGGATCGCTGGCAGGCCGGGACCTCGACGTGGTGCTGATGATCCTGCCGTTCATGCTGGTGGGAATGGCCTTGGCCCTGCTGTTGGGGCCCGCGTTGAACGCGCTGGCCCTCGGCGACGAGACTGCCTCGTCGCTCGGGGTCAACGCGACGCTGATTCGGGCGGGCGGGCTGGCCTCGGCCGTACTGCTCAGCGCGGCGGCCACCGCCGCAGCGGGCCCGATCGCCTTCATCGGCCTCGCCGTGCCGCACATCGGGCGCGCCCTGGTGGGCATCGACTTCCGACGACAGATCCCCTGCGCGCTGCTCCTCGGACCAACCATGCTGCTGGCCGCCGACGTCGTGGGTCGCGTCCTGCTGCGCCCTCAGGAACTCCTGGTCGGCGTGGTGGCGGCCTTCGCAGGGGCCCCGTTCCTGTTGCTGGCGGTACGCCGGATGAAGGGGGGCGCCTCGTGA
- a CDS encoding SDR family oxidoreductase: MDLKLAGKTAIVTGASRGIGLAIVTTLVNEGMRVIAGSRTVPPELTATGADTLAVDLADPEGPARLVEHALAEAGVIDVLVNNVGGGDDGAGQIGGLVDFDDDYWQRTFDLNFTSTVRTTRAALPSLIASRGAVVTVSSNGARIPHAGPIAYTTAKAALSAFGKALVGEVGPKGVRVNTVSPGATRTRMWEAAEGYGAALADTAGIPLDALLDGLPAASGMVTGRLVEPAEVAALVAFLSSPIAGSITGADHIIDGGAVKTV; the protein is encoded by the coding sequence ATGGATCTGAAGCTCGCGGGGAAGACGGCGATCGTGACCGGCGCGAGTCGCGGCATCGGTCTGGCCATCGTGACAACGCTGGTGAACGAGGGGATGCGGGTGATCGCCGGGTCGCGGACGGTGCCGCCGGAGCTGACGGCGACCGGCGCGGACACCCTGGCCGTCGACCTCGCCGACCCGGAGGGCCCCGCCCGTCTCGTCGAGCACGCGCTCGCCGAGGCGGGCGTGATCGACGTGCTCGTGAACAACGTGGGCGGGGGTGACGACGGTGCGGGACAGATCGGCGGGCTCGTCGACTTCGACGATGACTACTGGCAACGGACCTTCGACCTCAACTTCACCAGCACGGTCCGCACCACCAGGGCCGCACTGCCCAGCCTGATCGCCTCCCGAGGCGCCGTGGTCACCGTCTCCTCCAACGGTGCCCGCATCCCCCATGCGGGTCCGATCGCCTACACCACGGCGAAGGCGGCCCTGAGCGCCTTCGGCAAGGCACTCGTCGGCGAGGTCGGCCCGAAGGGCGTACGGGTCAACACCGTCTCCCCCGGCGCCACGCGAACCAGGATGTGGGAGGCGGCCGAGGGATACGGCGCGGCTCTCGCCGACACTGCGGGCATCCCGCTGGACGCGCTGCTCGACGGGCTGCCCGCGGCCTCGGGCATGGTCACCGGGCGCCTGGTCGAGCCTGCGGAGGTCGCCGCACTGGTCGCCTTCCTGTCCTCGCCGATCGCGGGCAGCATCACCGGGGCCGATCACATCATCGACGGCGGCGCCGTCAAGACCGTCTGA
- a CDS encoding iron-siderophore ABC transporter substrate-binding protein: MNSALGRRRTAGAVIAVAVVALASCSTTTENGGTEAGTGDGTFPVLIESALGEAEIPESPERVVTLGQGSAETAIALGRTPVGVERYDWGSDETGYLPWVHQAITETGEELPEQFTGGEDIDFPAIVELAPDVILAPWSGITQEQFDILNDIAPTVAYPGLAWSTDWDEQIELIGRALGMSDEAAALITDIEDRFAEAAASRPEYADVTFSYVYTTGPGTLGVFLPDEQRVAMVSRLGLTVDPVVETFPETEGTDSALIGLEQADQLAESDLVFTFYSDAETREQIEGQPLYAAIPAVSRDSLVASDENPFVTASSMINPLTVPWTIDRYLPLIDDAISRIG; the protein is encoded by the coding sequence ATGAACTCCGCGCTGGGTCGACGTCGGACCGCAGGTGCCGTGATCGCCGTGGCGGTCGTCGCACTCGCGAGCTGCTCGACCACGACTGAGAACGGCGGCACCGAGGCAGGCACAGGTGACGGGACGTTCCCGGTCCTGATCGAGAGCGCCCTGGGCGAGGCGGAGATCCCCGAGAGTCCGGAACGCGTCGTGACGCTCGGGCAGGGCTCGGCGGAAACCGCCATCGCCCTCGGTCGCACCCCGGTCGGCGTCGAACGCTACGACTGGGGCAGCGACGAGACCGGTTACCTGCCCTGGGTGCACCAGGCGATCACCGAAACCGGTGAGGAGCTGCCGGAGCAGTTCACCGGCGGCGAGGACATCGACTTCCCCGCGATCGTGGAGCTCGCTCCCGACGTGATCCTGGCGCCCTGGTCGGGCATCACGCAGGAGCAGTTCGACATCCTCAACGACATCGCCCCCACCGTGGCCTACCCCGGCCTGGCCTGGAGCACCGACTGGGACGAGCAGATCGAGCTCATCGGCCGGGCGCTGGGCATGTCCGACGAGGCGGCGGCGCTGATCACCGACATCGAGGACCGGTTCGCCGAGGCGGCGGCCTCTCGCCCGGAGTACGCCGACGTCACGTTCTCCTACGTCTACACCACCGGCCCCGGCACGCTCGGCGTCTTCCTGCCCGACGAGCAACGGGTCGCGATGGTGAGCAGGCTGGGACTGACCGTCGATCCGGTGGTGGAGACCTTCCCCGAGACCGAGGGAACCGATTCGGCGTTGATCGGCCTGGAACAGGCCGACCAGCTCGCCGAGAGCGACCTGGTCTTCACCTTCTACTCGGACGCCGAGACCCGCGAGCAGATCGAGGGCCAGCCGTTGTACGCGGCGATTCCCGCCGTCTCCCGCGACTCGCTGGTGGCCAGCGACGAGAACCCCTTCGTCACCGCCTCGTCGATGATCAATCCGCTGACCGTCCCGTGGACGATCGACCGCTACCTGCCGCTGATCGACGACGCGATCTCCCGGATCGGCTGA